A window of the Phaseolus vulgaris cultivar G19833 chromosome 5, P. vulgaris v2.0, whole genome shotgun sequence genome harbors these coding sequences:
- the LOC137834619 gene encoding COP9 signalosome complex subunit 6a-like, with protein MASSSSSGLTFKLHPLVIVNISDHYTRVKSQMNPTLAPPHANNAAAPNGGDGVVSSLPPRVYGCVIGVQKGRTVEIFNSFELLYDPSTHSLDRPFLEKKQELYKKVFPHFYILGWYSTGSDAEESDMHIHKALMDINESPVYVLLNPSINHSQKDLPVSIYESELHVIDGIPQLIFVLSSYTIETVEAERISVDHVAHLKPSDGGSAATQLAAHLTGIHSAIKMLHSRIKVLHHYLVAMQKGDVPCENSLLRQVSSLLRRLPAIESGKFQDDFLMEYNDTLLISYLAMLTNCSSGMNELVDKFNTAYDRHTRRGGRTAFM; from the exons ATGGCTTCGTCTTCGAGTAGCGGATTGACGTTCAAGCTGCATCCTCTCGTAATCGTCAACATCTCCGACCATTACACGAGGGTCAAGTCTCAGATGAACCCAACCCTCGCACCACCGCACGCCAACAACGCCGCCGCACCCAACGGCGGCGACGGCGTCGTTTCGTCACTCCCTCCCCGGGTCTATGGATGCGTCATAGGAGTGCAGAAGGGCCGCACCGTCGAGATCTTCAACAGCTTCGAACTCCTCTACGATCCTTCCACTCATTCCCTCGATCGCCCCTTCCTCGAGAAGAAGCAAGAACTCT ataaGAAGGTGTTCCCACACTTCTACATACTAGGATGGTATTCGACTGGGAGTGATGCGGAGGAGTCAGACATGCATATTCACAAAGCT CTGATGGATATCAATGAAAGTCCAGTTTATGTTCTTCTCAATCCTTCTATCAATCACTCTCAGAAGGATCTCCCAGTCAGTATTTATGAAAGTG AACTGCATGTCATAGATGGGATTCCACAGCTTATCTTTGTTCTCTCAAGCTATACTATCGAG ACTGTTGAAGCAGAACGGATATCAGTTGATCATGTTGCTCATCTTAAGCCATCTGATGGTGGTTCAGCAGCTACACAAC TGGCTGCTCACCTTACTGGTATACACAGTGCCATCAAAATGCTTCATAGCAGAATAAAGGTGCTACATCACTATCTTGTTGCAATGCAAAAAG GTGATGTTCCTTGTGAGAATTCACTATTAAGACAAGTGTCAAGTCTCCTGAGAAGATTGCCTGCTATTGAATCCGGGAAATTTCAAGATGATTTCTTAATG GAGTACAATGATACCTTATTGATTAGTTACTTGGCAATGCTTACCAACTGCTCAAG TGGAATGAATGAGCTGGTGGACAAATTTAATACCGCGTATGATAGGCATACCAGAAGGGGTGGACGAACTGCTTTTATGTGA